The genomic interval GGACGGATTAACTACAAAAGACCTGCCTGGAGGGACCGTAGTAGACCTTTGGTCGTGAGGTACAGAAGTCGGTACACTGCCCGGGTATTCTTCCGAAGATCTATCGCTTGGTTGACGAAGAACGGGCACCACTACTGCCCCAGTTTTCACGACTTTAGCGTAAACGTTGCCTTCGTCTGTTTGCTGATTTTGACGATCTGTGTAAAGATGACCCGCTGTTCCGTCGGACACCCTTCGCTCTTTTCTCTGCTGGGTTTCGTAAGTGTTGCCTTCGTCTGTTGGCTGAGTGAGACGATCAGTGTAAAGGTGACCCGCTGTTCCGTCAGACACCCTTCGTCCTTCTCTCTGCTGGTCTCCGTAAGCGTTGCCTTCGTCTGTCGGCTGAGTGTGACGATCTGTGTAAAGGTGACCCGCTGTTCCGTTTGACACCCTTCGTCCTTCTCTCTGCTGGGTTTCGTAAGGTCCAAGTCCCCTTGCTTGAATTCTCGGAGAGCTTGGCTTTTCTGGGCTCGTGTTCCGCTCCTCTGAGGATGGTGAGGGCGGGTGGACGGTCTTCGAGGCCCTGGGCGATCCAGAGGCAGGTCCGTCCCTGTTCGCTGCAAGCCTCCTGGGCTGGGTCATCAACCCGCTCCTGCGCTCTGGGTGGTAGTTCTTCACTGAGGACGCCGGGGACGACGTGGTGGTTGTCTTGGAGGAGACAGAGGTTCCGGAGATTGAAACGACGGCGGTGAAGGCTGACCTTTCGCGTGGAGGCTCTGACCTTGCGACCTTTGACCTTGGGGAATCTGGGGGTGGACGAGGAACTTGAAGGTGAACCTTGAGGGGGCAACAGAGCAACATAACGCTTTAATCATTGATGAATATCAACCAAAAATTGAGTTGATTTAGCTGGCTAGTTTATTATGAATATTTTCAGTTAGACGAGCTTCATGGTTTggttgtattttgttgttgttctcatgcattttgtttgtttgtttgtcttaaTATTGAcagttgtgggtttttttacgtgACGATAATAATAATATAGGAGGTTATTCCAATTGATACGTTTTCTAGGTAGTGatgatgtttttttgttttgcttgtcttcattttgttttgtttgtttgttggtgtacGGTTTATACGCGTTCTCGCTTTTGACGTAATTATATTTCTAATTTCTGTTTGAAATGTACAAGCGAATGAGCGCTTGTTTGGCTTTTTAAGAGGCGCTCTCATTCTAAATTCATATATTTCTTTATTGTCCTCCTTTTATTGTCATCTTCTTTCACATCCCCCTCGTTTTCTGTTTTCGTTCTTCTCTTGTATGTTATTATTGTTCTTCTATCTTTTCTTCTGTTCAAATCCCAGGGGAAAAAGACATTACGCACAAACCTCGTGTGTATAAGGTGCAGAATATGCCTCCTCTCTGCTGTACCTCCTTTGAGGGGCGCTGCTGTTCTCCCGCTGCCTCTCCCCGTACCTCCCCCCGTACCTCTGACCTTGTGTGTCTTCAATCTCAGTTCCGGTCTCCTGTAAAGTGAGCCTTGGCATGTTACTCAGGGATTAAAATTAAAATAGAtaaatacgagaatttatatcgcgcacatatctcaccacaaggcgattCAAGGCGCGCAGTACGAAATATGAGAGAGCGACCCTGAAATGCAGCCGCTCGGCGCAGAAAGGACAGCACTCTATATTTCGGGGGacgcatgctgggtattttcgtgtttctttaacccaccgaactctgacatggattacaggatcttttccgcgcgcacttggtcttgtgcttgcgtgtacacacgaagagggttaagtcactaggATTAACAAGTTATTTTACTGTAGGAAATGTGGTTACCGACAAATATAAGAGATTTTCACACTCCGCACGTGGATTTACGACAACAGTAAATGTGTTTcgttgacgggcgcagtggcgtggtggtaagacgtcggcctcctaatcgggaggtcgtgagttcgaatcccggtcgctgccgcctggtgggttaagagtggagatttttccgatctcccaggtcaacttatgtgcagacctgctagtgacttaatccccttcgtgtgtacacgcaagcataagaccaagtgcgcacggaaaagatactATAATCCATattagagttcggtgggttatagaaacacgaaaataatcAGCCTGCCTCcccacgtaaaaatccactcgtgcatgagtgaacgtgggagtctaagcccatgaacgaagaagaagaagaagaagaatgtgttTCGTTAAAGGGACCTTACCCGACAATAAACTGACAAATCGCCTCGAGAATATCACACATTAGGAATACCTTAGATGTGTTAGtgttcaaaaaagtcaattgttttaagttcttcttcttcttcagcgttcgacgatgaaAATTGTTTTAAGTAAACCGCGGTAGTCGTCACCGACGGCGATTCTCAGTCGCCCCTGACAAACGCGGAACTCTTTAGCAATTTTGCTAGATTCCGGAATCGATCGATTCCAAAAAAATTCAATATGTTTTGTCTGCACGACAGCACAGGAGGGTGTAAATATTTCCCAATCCTATCAACATTTGATATATTTACCCTGTGGAGATAGATGGGCTTGGTCAGATGTGCTGAAGGTGCCGCTGATAGACTCTGAGATGGTTGCTGGAAGATGaacatacatgtattacaaCGATGTCCAAATGCGTTAAACGAGGTTCctatttgaacattttctttaacATTGTGCTTCGGGTTATTTGTCGCCCACCCAATCAACGGAATTATATCTGTTCATACTCGCGGCGAGAAAAACAAATGTTTGAAAAGCACAACGACTTTAAATAAAGCTCCGTTGGCAATGGACATTTTCGTTTGAGCCGGGAACACACTTATTAAGAGACACCCGTTTCGTGCATCACATGTTAAAAAATGTCACATGCTAAGGCTTGATTGATAAtaatattaattgggcgaagacGACTTCGCGAAATCTAAATAtagaagctcgctgcacgaaacTTGGCACTGTATTTTCGGCAAAAGTCAACGTTATGCCCAATAGAAGACCGCGTTAAACAGAATATCAACACATTTCGGACAAGGAGGAACAAGGACCGTACAACATAAATCAATTTACCTGTGCTTGCATGGACAGACCGCCAGTACCATTGCCACCTATCTGAGAGTAGGTTGGATCCAGTGACCCTCGTGAGCGGGGATTTGAACCACGGGGGACGTTTCGTTTCGGTCCCACGCCAACAtaatcgtcgtcgttgtcgtcgtcattatggtcgtcgttgtggttgcTGACGATGATGGAGGGGATGGTCCTGGAGGCTGGAGAGGCCCAGTGTGGACTGGAGTAGATGTTGTTGGACTGAAAGACAGAGGCaattaatgatatacgataccgacgTCAGAGGTTTTACTTTGGAAGTGGTTGGTCATGAAAGGATGTCTTGGTTTGTTTAGATAGATGAGAGGTAGGATAGTACGCTTTTAAAGCAATCTCGCCCTGAACGAAAACCAAACAAATTAAcgcaggctctctctctctctctctctctctctctctctctctctctctctctctctctctctctctctctctctctctctctctctcttctctctctctctctctctctctcaacctctctctctctctcttggtatGCTTggtattcataatgcattttgtatgtctttttaattgtttgacatTGTTAATTATAaacattgtattgtaattagcttaacttctatttcttcttgttattaatcgagttaccctcaatgggcgagggccggacgaaaaaaagcatgtatactttgcttattctgttaccctcgataaataaataaagttcaaagctctctctctctctctctctctctctctctctctctctctctctctctctctctctctctctctctctcacacacacacacacacagggcacacacacacacacacactctctctctctctccctctctttctctctctcacacacacacacacaaacacacacacacacactctgtctctgtctctgtctgtctctctctctatctctctctctctctctctctcacagacacacacacacacacagggcacacacacacacacacacacacactctctctctcttcctctctctctctctctctcacacacacacacacacaaacacacacacacactctgtctctgtctctgtctctgtatctctctctctctctctctctctctctctctctgtctctcgctctttaCCCCTGGCAGATCAAAGTCCAGTGAATCCGAGTCCTCCATCATCTCAAACTGAGAGTTGTGCACTCCCGTCATCTCATACGTCATCACCGTCTCTTCGTCCAAGGGTGGGTGCGTTCTGTGAGCCGTCGAGAGAGTTAGAGAAAATCACAAATATTGGTTTGCGTTAACATGAAAATGCAgaattgtcttcttcttctttttgtgtttgcTGCAGAATTAAGGAAGTTATCAACCCCTTCACTTGCCACAATACGTACCAGGAAGTTTTTTGTGATCATGAAAAAAACcaaatactctgacaagggaaacaaccgctgtaTAACGCAGCAATATGATTGCCTCCCATGGGGactattttctcagttttggtcTTGTATGTTATGTTTTATATTAAAACAAATTTTCCAAGCAAAATCAGATTTACACCAggcacacagggccggacccaggggggggggggggttccaggggttccggaaccccacccctggaaaaagcatgtaccttgctttgagtgtttttttttaatttttttttaaaaataaattcgctgatttgccccccccttacaactcatttggtccggccctgggcaCACATTGCCTGCATGGAGATCAGATCGGATAAAGTCAAAACTTACTGTCCCGAATTACCTCGTTCGAGCAACTGCAAGCTTTATGATGTCATCATTTGAACATGAAAAAGGTTTACGAAATaaatctcttttttttaaactcaaatTCGCCACACTTGCAACAAACATACATGATTCTCTCGGTTTCCGAATTAGCAACTGCCTATTACAATTTTGAGGGaaacaaagtttcaacatgATTTTAGACTTTTACATTCAATTTAACCCCTCCtaaaattgtgtgtgtctgtgttaacgCAATACCATTTACACCTTGAATTTGCAAACCCAtccccattaaaaaaaaaaaaaaaaattaaaatctatctatctatctatctatctatctatctatacatataataaaagagagtgtctgtctgtctgtctgtggtcgccatacctctgagatggcaagaggcaggaacaagatagtgtgcacgtacactccctaggtgccgcagatgtgcacctgggttttagtttctccagacattgtttccttcctcggataatgaccctccccatctatcaatacagtctacatagtgcaagggaggtaagtcatgctttgtcacccacggaagggaggtaactctcatcaaaccagtataccgtgtaattctcaagggttaccccccgcccgctatcatcccgccccccccccccccccacacacacacacacactaaccctgccccctgctgtgcaaggccagttcagtgcctggtgttcacatgtagcaagcacataatgccagtgatattacagACTCTCTATCGCTCCTATGaggagaagaaatgaagaagaaaaagttaaccggacagttcaggaaatttctagaagcaaagggaggtaactcttactttGTATACATTGAAGGGAGGTATCTCTTCTAATGCAGGCACGCCTGATCAGTCTTTACAGAATATATAGAGTCGATGTTAGACCTGGTTTTCAAGTATCTAGAATTTTCCTAAGAAAAGGAGATAACTCAAGTcaaaaagttatttttcagcaaaaagagTGTGTTGATGGTGATGCTTTCACACTGTCAGTCCCAgccttttaatccaaatgtatgagctcacactttCATCTATTGCTCATTctcattggaataagattctagaagtttctgagagagagggaagatcagaaacacccgggcgaagccgggcctgactgctagtctatctatacatataataaaagagagtgtctgtctgtgtgtctgtgtgtctgtggtcgccatacctcagagatggcaagaggcaggaacaagatattttgcatgcacactccctaggtgccgcagatgtgcacctgggttttagtttctccagacattgtttccttcctcggataatgaccctccccatctatcaatacagtctacatagtacaagggaggtaagtcatgctttgtcacccacggaagggaggtaactctcatcaaaccagtataccatgtaattctcaagggttaccccccgcccgctatcatcccgcccccacccacccccccccccccccacacacacacacactaaccctgccccctgctgtgcaaggccagttcagtgcctggtgatcacatgtagcaagcacataatgccagtgatattacagACTCTCTATCGCTCCTATGaggagaagaaatgaagaagaaaagttaaccggacagttcaggaaatttctagaagcaaagggaggtaactcttactttGTATACATTGAAGGGAGGTATCTTCTCTTCTAATGCAGGCACGCCTGATCAGTCTTTACAGAATATATAGAGTCGATGTTAGACCTGGTTTTCAAGTATCTAGAATTTTCCTAAGAAAAGGAGATAACTCAAGTcaaaaagttatttttcagcaaaaagagTGTGTTGATGGTGATGCTTTCACACTGTCAGTCCCAgccttttaatccaaatgtatgagctcacactttCATCTATCGCTTATTctcattggaataagattctagaagtttctgagagagagggaagatcagaaacacccgggcgaagccgggcctgactgctagtacagataataaaagagagtgtctgtctgtgtgtctgtctgtctgtggtcgccatacctctgagatggcaagaggcaggaacaagatagtgtgcacgtacactccctaggtgccgcagatgtgcacctgggttttagtttcttgattcattgtttcctttctcagattatggacctcccatttattgaatacagcctatatggtgcaagaccagttcagtgcctactgttcacctgtagcaagcacatcatgccagtgatattagagactcgctattgctcctatgaggggaagaaatgaagaatgaaaaattaactggacagttccggaaatttctagaaggtaagggagataactgttcacctgtagcaagcacatcatgccagtgatattagagacttgctattgctcctatgaggggaagaaatgaagaatgaaaaattaactggacagttccggaaatttctagaaggtaagggagataactcttttttgtctgtggtcgccatacttctgagatggcaagaggcaggaacaagatagtgtgcacgtacactccctaggtgccgcagatgtgcacctgggttttagtttcttgattcattgtttcctttctcagattatggacctcccatttattgaatacagcctatatggtgcaagaccagttcagtgcctactgttcacctgtagcaagcacatcatgccagtgatattagagacttgctattgctcctatgaggggaagaaatgaagaatgaaaaattaactggacagttccggaaatttctagaaggtaagggagataactgttcacccgtagcaagcacatcatgccagtgatattagagacttgctattgctcctatgaggggaagaaatgaagaatgaaaaattaactggacagttcccgaaatttctagaaggtaagggagataactcttttttgtctgtggtcgccatacctctgagatggcaagaggcaggaacaagatagtgtgcacgtacactccctaggtgccgcagatgtgcacctgggttttagtttcttgattcattgttttctttctcagattatggacctcccatttattgaatacagcctatatggtgcaagaccagttcagtgcctactgttcacctgtagcaagcacatcatgccagtgatattagagactcgctataattgctcctatgaggggaagaaatgaagaatgaaaaattaactggacagttccggaaatttctagaaggtaagggagataactcttttttgtctgtggtcgccatacctctgagatggcaagaggcaggaacaagatagtgtgcacgtaccctccctaggtgccgcagatgtgcacctgggttttagtttcttgattcattgtttcctttctcagattatggacctcccatttattgaatacagcctatatggtgcaagaccagttcagtgcctactgttcacctgtagcaagcacatcatgccagtgatattaaagactcgctattgctcctatgaggggaagaaatgaagaatgaaatattaactggacagttccggaaatttctagaaggtaagggagataactctttttttgtatccaaacaaaggaggtaaagctaatcatAATGGGATAGccagcgtcttaaattgctacagggctccgcttactcccgggcgaagccgggcttaactgctagtttaaaataaagacctgattttctgagattttggGAAGATCtaaaaagaggggttccactgtaccttctttgcttgtttcttttccTGTGACGTCTGCAGCACTGAACGAGGGCCGTCACAGTCAGGGTCAGGGCAAGCAGCGACCCGAGCACCGCCGTGGATATCACGAAGGCCTCTGGGAAGTAAGACGAGTTATTAGGGGGGGGATTCACTTTCAGTTGTATatagtgtgtggggggggggggggcagggtggTGAGGgagtgtgggtgggggtggtgttgtatgtgtgtgtgtggggggggggtttgtttgtttgtttgcttaacgcccagccgaccacgaagggccatatcagggcggtgctgctttgacatataacgtgcgccacacacaagacagaagtcgcagcacaggcttcatgtctcacccagtcacattattctgacaccggaccaaccagtcctagcactaaccccataatgccagacgctaggcggagcagccactagattgccaattttaaagtcttaggtatgacccggccggggttcgaacccacgacctcccgatcacggggccgcgggacgccttaccactaggccaaccgtgccggtccgtgtgggggtgtgtgtgtgtataaaagtgtctgtgagagagagagagaggaagagagagagaggaaggaaggaaggaaggaaggaagagggAGTGTGGGGAGAGATATATAGAGCGGGAAGGACTGAGAAATATGAAGGGAGgtacagagagggagagagggagtgtgGGGAGAGATATATAGAGCGGGAAGGACTGAGAAATATGAAGGGAGgtacagagagggagagagggagtgagcCAGCAAAAGAtagggacggagagagagagagagggagggagagggggggaggcgGAAGAATGGTCTGTAGCCTTTCATTAGTGTCTATATCTCTGCCTGTCCGTTTGTCCACCCATCTGTCTTCCAGTGTGTCGGTCTGCCTTGTATGCGTGCGTACATTTCTGGGGATTTTCATGTTATAATATCATTTGTCTAACTATAACTAGATGCATGTGTCCTACCCACCTCTTTCGGTTTTAGGCATATTTGTAGTGCCGCCAGATCTGCCCACACTCGAAGATACCACGGCAGTTGAAACTCCTTGGGATTTGGACATGCTTGTACCAGTAGTAATCCCCAGGTTTGTATTATTTGTCAGAACATCAGTTTCTTTGACGCTTGGCACTATGGGGCGCGTTTGAAAAGCTCCCGAAAACGGTAATGTTACGTTGGAGCTTGTCGCGGACCCTTCAGAATTTGAGAAAAGAGCTGTCGTCTGCGCAGAAGAAACGTTGAATGTCGACTTTgaagcatcagttgtcatgCTAGTATCACTGCCAGTTGTGTTTGAAGCGATAGAACTTGACTGGGAAACATTTGCAGAGTCCAGCACACTGATACTTGAAACATTAGCATTTGCTGGCGAAACTAGTTCTGGttgatttgtgcttttttcTGTGGTGCTTGGGAATGCAGAGACGTTGGCTGAAGTCGGCGACAGGCTTCGATCAAAAGGGGTCGTTGAATCGGGTGGTGGGTTTTTGCTCGTTTCGCCACTGACACTGACGTTAACCTGGGCGGTTGTGGGCGACGCTGGTGTTGATGTGGATCCATATAGTGTCGTAGTTGTTGTAAAACCGGCCGTGGTTGCGGATCCGGACAAGGATGTTGACTCCGGTGTTATGTCTGGGACAGAAGACGTGAAACTTTTAGACACACTGTCTACAGTTGTGAGAGGATCTAACGTTGGTTGCTGTTTCTGTTCAGATGTGAgcattgtgtctgtgtgtgtgttcattggcTTTGTTGTAGAGTTAACATTTACAATTTCTTTCGTTGTTGTAGAAGTCGATGTGTCTGCATTGTTGCTTTCGCTGGGCGATCTCACCGTCGACATACTGCTGTACACGGAAGTAGCTGTGGTGAGGTTTTTCAGAAGCAGACTTGTCTTTGAGAAAGTTGACAGCGTGTTGTTGCGTGTGGTAGCCATAGGAGACAAAGGTGACGATGACACAGCAGAAGATGATGACGTCACAGAGAGAGTCGTTGAAACTGATGACGGTGATGATGTCGAAGCCGGTAACGATTTATTCGTGGAAGTCAAAGAAGACATGACAGAAGTCGTGACGTCTTCAACTGGCTCTGGACTTGTCGTCGATGAAGATCCTTCGAATGTTAGTTTTACGGTGTTGTTTGCTGCTGAAGGTGGTGTTAGCGTTGAGTCGTGTCGCGATACTGCTGCTGATGTTAAAGCTGTCATTGTTGAAGGTTCTGGTTTTGCTGTGGAGATAAGCGTTGACAGAGCGTGTGGTGGTACAGATGTTGAGGCTGTGATCAATGTCGTATTTGTTGGGCCTGTTGTTTTGCTTGATAACTGAAGTGTAACTGTTGAAGATGGTATCGTATTGTCTGCCGTTACGGACACACGTGTTTTTGGGGGTGGTTTTGTTGTGTATGATGTAGtctctgttgttgctgttttagctgtgttttttgttggtgCTTCTGAAGTCTGGGAATTAGTAGtatttggtgttgttgttgttgttattggtgttgctgttgtggtagttggtggtggtggtgtcgttgtcCATGTAACTGGTGTGGTCGATGAAGATGTTAACAATGGTGTAGTTGAAGTGGTCGAGGATGCTAGCACTGTTGTCAAATCTGTTTGttttggacaacaacaacacactctCCTTTTATTTTTGTGGTTTTGCAAAATGCATAATAAGTCCAACTTCTGGTTCTCTGTTCATTAAGTAACTGTAAATTAACTCTGTTCACTAAGAAAACATCATTTTCATTACTGATGTTGCTTTCCATTTGACTGCACACAGACATACCTGTTGGCCTACAGTACGCTGGCAAATTTTGGAcattatatttttcatttttttcattttcattaattTGTTGTCCTatcgttgggaaattcgggaagcttcctcccagtggaaagctagcagcaacagagtcgcgctacccagatgTATGCGTGggtaggtgtaatcagccacctgcacttatggcagaatgaccgaggtcttttacgtgccacagtggtgacacgggggtggaacatggataccgtctctgagtctgcaaataaagttgacccgtgtcagtcccggcccggattcgaacctgcgaccttaggatcacaagtccagtgctctacccactgagctaccggtcTACACAGAGATGTCGCCAAGGCCCATCTCAATGCCTGTGTCATATTTTACTCTTTAATTAGACATTCCTTCGAAAAAAGAGCGAAATAAGAAAGTTCAAACAGAACGATATCGTACATGCTGTATCTACTCACCATCATCTAGACATGGCCCTTTGTACACAACGATGTCGTCAAGGCCAATCTCAATGCCTGTGTCGTCTTTTACTCTTCCTTCTAGCGCAACCTGAAAGTACATGGTAGTCACCGGTAGTCATTGGTAGTCACTGGTAGTCATTAACTCACTATGAGCTAGACATGGCCCTTTGTACACAACGATGTCGTCAGGGCCAATCTCAATGCCTGTGTCATCTTTTACTCTTCCTTCTAGCGCAACCTGAAAGTACATGGTAGTCACTGGTAGTCATTGGTAGTCACTGGTAGTCACTGGTAGTCATTAACTCACTATAAGCTAGACATGGTTCTTTGTACACAACAACGTCGTCAGGGCCAATCTCAATGCCTGTGTCATCTTTTACTCTTCCTCCTAGCACAACCTGAAAGTACATGGTAGTCACCGGTAGTCAATTAAGGGGTATGATATTTTGAATTCAACTTGAAAATAGATGGTTGTCATAGATAAACTTCCaagggcggatcacatcatttttaagggggggtggggggggggtccaaatttcttttaggtacaattcgacgacgcgaagcgtttagttgagggcgcgaagcgttcgaacctcctaggggggtccggaggcatgccccccccccccccccggaaaatgttgatacaaacaaggaaaattgagttatttggtgcaatctgagaCAAGAAACGTCCCcaaatacaccttccaaaaagtgcATTTTTCGGAGACAAATTTGGGttaaaacaaggacaattgaacGATTTgatgcaacctgagccaacaaattgcCCATCTACTTGTCAAAACCGTCACTAAGAAGACAAATGGCAGCCGCTATGGGGGATCTGGGGAAATGTCCCaccggaattttttttataaacatcATGGAAAATGGGGCAATTTGGTGCAATTTGAGCCATcagtatttttttgtattttttttttaggctaagaggggggggttcctgaaaccccggaaccccccccccccctccccccctggatccgcccctggcgTCTATGGGTTTAGACGATGCCATCATCCCCATTACAACGCCTGTGTCATCCTTTACTCTTCCTTCCAGTTCGGACCTGACCcggcttgtacatgggataagaccattccaACTTGATCACGcaacaaaaatgaacagcctgggtacacagttagaatttttttaattaattaatttcgtaaaaacCACGAatggctttttaagaaattcAGTCAGAACAAAATTCCAACTCACTGTACAGAAAGccgtcagggtgttgattttcgGTAAAtaaccaagtggaaggatgttctGAAATGATGAGCCGATCTGTTTTCACGAAAAGGAGTGTATACCTTTAACACAAGCTAAAAATGCATGCATGTGAATGGTTAGACCTGGTAGTGTGACGAACTGTAGGGGCCGTCATGGACGGCAGAGAGGTTCATGCGATGCAAGCTCCAGGTGGTCGAGTTGCACTGGGCAGATGGCCGATGAAGCTCATCCGGGTAGTACTTTCCTCCTCTCTTGATCTGGGTCAAAAATTAAAATACTTTTGATGAAAATATTCCCAACCCGTCAACTATTTACAATCTCtagaaaaagaaatgaaatgtgGGTTATGATTTTGTCACCAACAAAAAACGCGTacagcagtagtagtagcagcagcagcagcagcagcagcagcagcattaacaacaacaacagcaacagcaacaacaacaactccgT from Littorina saxatilis isolate snail1 linkage group LG7, US_GU_Lsax_2.0, whole genome shotgun sequence carries:
- the LOC138970117 gene encoding uncharacterized protein, whose protein sequence is MTALTSAAVSRHDSTLTPPSAANNTVKLTFEGSSSTTSPEPVEDVTTSVMSSLTSTNKSLPASTSSPSSVSTTLSVTSSSSAVSSSPLSPMATTRNNTLSTFSKTSLLLKNLTTATSVYSSMSTVRSPSESNNADTSTSTTTKEIVNVNSTTKPMNTHTDTMLTSEQKQQPTLDPLTTVDSVSKSFTSSVPDITPESTSLSGSATTAGFTTTTTLYGSTSTPASPTTAQVNVSVSGETSKNPPPDSTTPFDRSLSPTSANVSAFPSTTEKSTNQPELVSPANANVSSISVLDSANVSQSSSIASNTTGSDTSMTTDASKSTFNVSSAQTTALFSNSEGSATSSNVTLPFSGAFQTRPIVPSVKETDVLTNNTNLGITTGTSMSKSQGVSTAVVSSSVGRSGGTTNMPKTEREAFVISTAVLGSLLALTLTVTALVQCCRRHRKRNKQRRTHPPLDEETVMTYEMTGVHNSQFEMMEDSDSLDFDLPGSNNIYSSPHWASPASRTIPSIIVSNHNDDHNDDDNDDDYVGVGPKRNVPRGSNPRSRGSLDPTYSQIGGNGTGGLSMQAQQPSQSLSAAPSAHLTKPIYLHRETGTEIEDTQGQRYGGRYGERQRENSSAPQRRYSREEAYSAPYTHEVCA